Proteins encoded within one genomic window of Plasmodium cynomolgi strain B DNA, chromosome 11, whole genome shotgun sequence:
- a CDS encoding hypothetical protein (putative) encodes MRNFIAGNLRQCRLFTKTWKGGVHGRGNLPTRGLSTNRGLSTTRGEEKYGHRLVSCEEGGSTPNEKQNQGGNLRANENTSHNDGHSTAHYDSRNDHPDATSTSDFIHVRKQRDFLQKIDEDDCAQQEHSTVRIFKQRDAEADSDFLPCNDKYNKLVTRYNEQKGLAKGGSKTKKSLRFGQNALPLQDEEKSLWEILKEKEDYLRNKKKLKNYQKELDHKMSREYQKVKKEEQYMHSTTGGESTGVRNRGGRRGPLFDAGSPPHDDIDRFLSGDEAYTNEIKSYDEIYTESALHGGEAKRRGATGKEGKEGKEDLEGEEDLENHSIGAQEDEAVQQDTNELNINKMIHEDLTQSTLSCDMNARYAELRRKKVVSEFLVDDLDAKGEANSAASGRDSLFVNEVEDITARRCIGEIASGGGYQLGKDRQKEDPCTATHNNQVGTQRPPSECTIEVTPAQDVERLSGQSLSTIIDGNIDNLIIQREIKKEKTAMGIMAVLYNNLHSCDNINLSSAIMKISKVMDSYQKESVTKNYMYLNVLKRINEKLSSFEMSNLVQIFYAFVKMEQFPYFFNDVINYMSVKLKEAEPKHVCSILYTLSNILVETNESRIFKMKVIDMVKSDMLTKSTNLHLNDVISLLTSLSKLKYKEVNTYYELSKRIEENVDQLNMKNVSNILWAFSHINYTSKLVKKLKKIVEKDIHKADHLDLVNIVYSLTKLNEYDEYLYMDIFYNAINVYLHHMSVKNLCILLWSYTYVNAHKPDLYINILTKLNENVKQISTKDIVSILTCLSRIQFSYKYKHLFSFLKNKVVKNLYAFTPLQITNVMYHSSFLEIYDHKFYYLLVQQIYQIRHLLYLENLTLILYALKNVCYLNVHHVDVFKLITHILQNVKRKYKLLCGEDCINIMLIINDLAKYAQQGYLVCASPPVGSTDREVPSPMVGPSFLIPPHGGTSSPKSYIDIFDENVNLTELPPSLMSNNEEEVYLPHISDLLYEQIKLRLHNFWQLSIKDVNNLLIIMRDKHMHDDVILNMIMRQIIPILSKSTNMEFLIFLSNITASRYMKFVALTHMSRRPKLIALFKKKINSITSGILNSYQWEEEADSYGSPLNGADSYGSPLNGANSYGPPLNGADSYGSPLNGADSFGSPLNGADASDPLNQRTLLTMRGEALGGDSIPSLGDDPIVQARESVKCNALQARGNINGIVHQSGENTNGSALQAGEAPNGVASKMESTPTGYISRSPSTVVDLNSCIALCYACFNIHYEDDNILKLYDLLEHMIVQEKRPISSFMLINFVYILALTNNKMALVRKLSQEYMHHRYASDLEKSPKERESLQSPLTICRDEQDGCDPSSMNQSLRTSQHHNTKTSFNLFYEENDKLRTYLQKGDEEACLLLLKLAYINTLINKYHYLYHLLSEISSYSDQIYTHEFIMLAKQVCYHVYNFVDFFSRDKEAKYLWNKVAPNVYINENHIYLDLDYEPSAVNMRITAVERDMNISTHRMENTAQVSEPQQNRKIAKSFDNNLNIAKFFYHVLNYNMDDVSIRNANCASSREERKKIKMFHFDHVICDILNFLNVQYKGSYTHENIYKVCCSFPYERHLIDLMSYEDVLYPSHRPLLSAELRQKQLALKGWTVHAINFRDLYNSVKDKNVICYIFNIVKKIKKDLKELPDDEKKLEEKNFWENLQYANI; translated from the exons ATGAGAAACTTCATCGCGGGCAACCTCAGGCAGTGTAGACTGTTCACCAAAACATGGAAGGGCGGAGTCCACGGGAGGGGGAACCTACCCACTCGCGGATTATCCACAAACCGCGGACTCTCCACCACTCGcggggaggaaaaatatgGGCATCGACTGGTGAGCTGCGAAGAGGGGGGATCCACCCCAAACGAGAAGCAAAATCAGGGAGGCAACTTGAGAGCAAATGAAAATACCTCACACAACGATGGGCACAGCACAGCTCACTACGACTCGCGCAACGATCATCCTGATGCCACTTCCACGTCCGACTTCATACACGTACGAAAGCAGAGAGACTTCctgcaaaaaattgacgaGGATGACTGCGCCCAGCAGGAACATAGCACCGTCAGAATATTCAAGCAAAGGGACGCAGAAGCAGACTCGGACTTTCTCCCGTGCAATGATAAATACAACAAGCTTGTCACAAGGTACAACGAGCAAAAGGGACTAGCAAAGGGGGGGTCCAAGACAAAGAAGAGTTTGCGATTTGGGCAAAATGCTCTACCTCTgcaggatgaagaaaagagTCTGTGGGAAATtctgaaggagaaggaggattacttaaggaacaaaaaaaaattgaagaattaTCAGAAGGAACTGGATCACAAAATGAGTAGGGAATATCAGAAGgttaaaaaagaggagcagTATATGCACTCTACGACGGGTGGTGAAAGTACCGGAGTGCGTAATAGGGGCGGCCGTAGAGGTCCTCTTTTCGACGCAGGTTCCCCTCCCCATGATGACATCGACCGGTTCTTGTCAGGCGACGAGGCCTACacaaatgaaataaagtCGTATGACGAAATTTACACCGAGTCAGCCCTGcacgggggagaagcgaaacGGAGGGGCGCAACTGGAAAGGAGGGCAAAGAGGGCAAAGAGGACTTAGAGGGCGAAGAGGACTTAGAGAACCACAGCATTGGGGCCCAAGAAGACGAAGCGGTTCAGCAGGACACGAACGAGCtgaatataaacaaaatgataCATGAGGATCTGACGCAGAGCACCCTTTCGTGTGACATGAACGCGCGCTACGCTGAactgaggaggaaaaaagtgGTGAGCGAATTTCTGGTGGACGACTTGGACGCCAAGGGGGAGGCCAACTCCGCGGCTTCTGGGAGGGACTCCCTTTTCGTGAACGAGGTGGAAGACATCACGGCGAGGAGGTGCATTGGGGAGATAGCGAGTGGGGGTGGCTACCAACTGGGGAAGGACCGCCAGAAGGAAGACCCATGCACAGCTACACACAACAACCAAGTGGGGACGCAACGCCCCCCCAGCGAGTGCACCATCGAGGTGACCCCTGCACAGGATGTGGAACGGCTAAGCGGGCAAAGCCTCAGTACCATCATCGACGGAAATATAGACAACCTCATAATTCAGAGGGAaatcaaaaaggagaaaacagCCATGGGGATAATGGCCGTGTTGTATAACAACCTCCACAGCTGTGACAACATAAATCTCAGCAGCGctattatgaaaatatcaaaagTGATGGATTCCTACCAAAAGGAGAGTGTCACGAAAAACTACATGTATCTTAATGTGTTGAAAAggataaatgaaaagttgAGCAGCTTCGAAATGTCCAACTTGGTGCAGATATTTTATGCCTTCGTAAAGATGGAACAATTCCCCTACTTTTTCAACGACGTAATAAATTACATGAGTGTGAAATTGAAGGAAGCTGAACCAAAACACGTATGTAGCATTTTGTACACTCTGAGTAATATCCTAGTGGAGACAAACGAGAGTCGCATCTTCAAAATGAAAGTCATCGATATGGTTAAGTCGGATATGTTAACGAAATCGACAAATCTCCATCTCAACGATGTAATATCTTTACTGACTTCTCTGTCCAAATTGAAGTACAAAGAAGTGAACACTTACTACGAGTTGTCAAAGCGGATTGAGGAAAATGTGGATCAGCTGAACATGAAAAATGTCAGCAATATTTTATGGGCATTTAGTCATATCAATTATACATCCAAGTTGGTgaagaagttaaaaaaaatcgtagaGAAAGACATACACAAAGCAGATCATCTTGATTTAGTAAACATAGTTTATTCTCTAACCAAGTTAAACGAATATGATGAGTACCTCTATatggatattttttacaatgcaATTAATGTGTATTTACACCACATGAGTGTGAAAAATTTGTGCATCCTTTTGTGGTCATATACCTATGTAAATGCACACAAACCAGATCTGTACATTAACATACTTACAAAGCTgaatgaaaatgtgaaacaaATCAGCACAAAGGATAtagtttccattttgacatGCCTCAGTAGAATACAGTTCAGTTATAAATACAAGCatctcttttcttttttaaaaaataaagttgtaaaaaatctGTATGCCTTTACTCCTTTACAGATCACTAATGTGATGTACCATTCGTCCTTCCTCGAAATATATGACCATAAATTTTACTACCTCCTCGTTCAGCAAATCTATCAAATTCGGCATCTACTTTACTTAGAAAATTTAACTCTCATTCTTTATGCTCTCAAGAATGTCTGTTACTTGAATGTCCACCATGTGGATGTCTTCAAATTAATTACACACATCCTTCAGAATGTCAAGCGGAAATATAAGTTGCTCTGTGGAGAGGATTGCATCAATATCATGCTGATTATTAACGATTTGGCTAAATATGCCCAGCAGGGGTATCTCGTCTGTGCCTCTCCCCCAGTGGGGAGTACAGACAGAGAGGTACCATCACCAATGGTTGGTCCCTCCTTTTTGATTCCACCCCATGGAGGAACTTCCTCACCAAAAAGCTACATTGACATATTTGATGAGAATGTAAATCTCACCGAGTTGCCTCCCTCCCTTATGAGCAATAACGAGGAAGAAGTATACCTTCCACATATTAGCGACCTTctgtatgaacaaataaaattacgcCTGCACAACTTTTGGCAGCTAAGCATTAAAGACGTTAACAATTTGTTAATAATCATGAGGGATAAACACATGCATGATGAtgtcattttaaatatgatcATGCGACAAattattcccattttgtcgAAAAGCACCAATATggagtttttaatttttttaagtaacatTACGGCTAGTAGATACATGAAGTTTGTTGCTCTCACACACATGTCCAGGAGGCCCAAGCTCATTGCtctcttcaaaaaaaaaatcaactcCATAACGAGTGGTATACTGAATAGCTACCAATGGGAAGAGGAGGCAGACTCGTATGGTTCTCCCCTGAACGGGGCAGACTCGTATGGTTCTCCCCTGAACGGGGCAAACTCGTATGGTCCTCCCCTGAACGGGGCAGACTCGTATGGTTCTCCGCTGAACGGGGCAGACTCGTTTGGTTCTCCCCTGAACGGGGCAGACGCTAGTGACCCCCTTAACCAGCGCACCTTACTTACCATGCGGGGCGAAGCACTCGGTGGGGATAGTATACCCAGTTTGGGAGATGACCCAATTGTACAAGCGAGGGAAAGCGTAAAATGTAATGCGCTCCAAGCGAGGGGAAACATAAATGGTATTGTGCACCAATCGGGGGAAAACACAAATGGTAGTGCGCTCCAAGCGGGGGAAGCCCCAAACGGAGTCGCgtcaaaaatggaaagcacACCAACAGGCTACATTTCGCGTAGCCCCAGCACGGTGGTCGACCTCAACAGCTGCATTGCCCTCTGCTACGCATGCTTCAACATACACTACGAGGATGACAACATACTCAAGTTATACGACCTACTGGAGCATATGATTGTGCAGGAGAAAAGACCCATCTCATCCTTCATGCTAATAAATTTCGTCTACATTTTGGCGCTcacaaataataaaatggctCTGGTACGTAAGCTCTCGCAGGAATATATGCACCACAGATACGCAAGTGATTTGGAGAAGAGCCCCAAAGAAAGGGAATCACTGCAGAGCCCTTTAACCATATGTCGAGATGAACAGGACGGATGTGACCCCTCATCGATGAACCAATCTTTGAGGACCTCCCAACATCACAACACAAAAACAtcctttaatttgttttacgaagaaaatgacaaattaCGCACCTACCTCCAGAAGGGGGACGAAGAGGCATGCTTACTACTGTTAAAATTGGCCTATATCAACACTCTGATAAATAAGTACCATTACTTGTACCATCTGTTGAGTGAAATTTCCAGCTACTCTGATCAGATCTACACACATGAATTTATTATGCTCGCCAAACAAGTCTGCTACCacgtttacaattttgtggatTTCTTCTCTAGAGATAAGGAGGCCAAATATCTCTGGAATAAGGTGGCACcaaatgtatacataaatgaGAACCACATCTACCTCGACTTGGATTATGAGCCCTCGGCTGTCAACATGCGGATAACTGCTGTAGAAAGGGACATGAATATTTCTACACACAGGATGGAGAACACAGCACAGGTCAGTGAACCACAGCAAAACCGAAAAATAGCCAAATCTTTTGACAACAATTTGAACATTGCCAAGTTTTTTTACCACGTCCTCAATTATAACATGGACGATGTAAGCATCAGAAATGCCAACTGTGCCTCCTCCCgggaggagaggaagaagatcAAGATGTTCCACTTCGACCACGTCATATGCGACATCCTCAATTTT CTGAACGTACAGTACAAGGGATCCTACACGCATGAAAACATTTACAAAGTGTGCTGTTCCTTTCCGTACGAAAGGCATTTAATTGATTTAATGTCATATGag GATGTCCTCTACCCGTCGCACAGACCGCTACTCTCCGCGGAGCTACGTCAGAAGCAGCTGGCCTTGAAGG GCTGGACCGTGCATGCAATCAATTTTCGAGACCTGTACAACAGCGTAAAGGACAAAAACGTCATCTGCTACATCTTCAATATTgtgaagaagataaaaaaggatttgAAAGAGTTGCCcgatgatgagaaaaaactggaagaaaaaaacttctgGGAAAACTTGCAGTATGCCAACATTTAG